CCGGACTCCACGATCATAACAGACTGGACACACCCGACCGCAAACGGTGCGGCGGTGATCGCCGTTCGCAGGGAACTCTCTCCCGATCGCCTGTCCGTTGTTCGGGTCGAGACCGCAACCGGCCGGCACGAGCCCCTGTTCGATCTCCCGAAGCGAATCGGCGCCCCGCCGCGGAACCCGATTCAGGTCGTAACCGCGGCGGACGACTTGCTGGCCCGGAACGACGACGGCACCGTGGTTCTGTGGGATCTCCGCACGCGGAAGCAGCGGTTGACGATCGACCCGCCGGGCAAAGGACACATTCTTCTGTTCACACCGGACGGGAAGCAAGTCATTACGGCCGGAGGGGACGGGCGGACGGTCCGGTTCTGGGACGTTCAGACCGGAAAGGAGGTCCGCTCACTGACCCGGGCCGGCGGGCAGTTCCCACAATCCACCCTCCATCTCGTTTCGATCTCCGCGGACGGGCGCTGGGTCGCGGCGCTAGACAACTGTTCTTTATTCGGGTACGGGACGGAGGTTACCGTCTGGGACACCAAGCAACCGGACAAGCCGCAGGTTCTGGTGCTGCAAGAGGGCGGGGGGCACGGATCGGCCCTTGAGTTCGGCCCCGGCGGAATTCTCTACTCGATCGACCCACTCTTTAACAGCCCGCGCCCGATGGTGACGAAGTGGGATCTGTCGAACGGCAACAAGCTGACCTCTTGGTTGGGGCCGTACTGGGGGGCACACCGTTTGGATACGTCCAACGCCTCCCCGATCGCGGTCAATTCGGACGGCTCGGTGCTCGCAATCGGAACGTTCGGGGGCGTGGTTCGGCTGTACGACACCAAGACCGGTCGCGAACTCGCCCCCACTGATAACCACGGGGCCGAGGTTCTCAGCGTGAGTTTCGACCGCACCGGTCGGGAGGTCCGGACGGTGGCCGCGGACGGATCGATGACGGCCTGGAACGCCGGTACGGGCGCGGCGCGCGCCCGCGGTACTCCATTGGACGGCGAGCGCCTCGAGGTTCCGGCCCGGACCGCCATGTCGATGGAAACTCCACTTCACTGGATTCTGTCCCCGGACGGGCAGTGGGCTCTCACGCAGGAGCGCCACGCGAAGGCCCACCAGGACAGCGCGGCGTTCGAGTGGACGTTCGTACTTCGAGACGCGGCCTCCGGCAAGCGACGGGTGACGGGAACGGTTCCCGGACAGATAACGGAGCTGATCCCCGTTCCGGGGCGCGATCTGCTAATTTATCGGTGCAACGCAGGGCCGGCGCACTTCATTTAGTCGTCAGAATCTTAAGCACTTTGAGCAGGTATTGATCGTCCCAGGCGGCCTTCATGCGTCGAGTACGAATGCTGCCCTTGGTGTCCGCCCGCTGGAGCAGGGACAGGGCAACCCGGCGAATCATGCCCAGGTTGGCCCCGGCGTGTCCGGCCCGAGCCCGGCTGTCGTCTTCCCGGAACGCGATGTCCAGACACCAATGGAGCCCGTTCTCAATGCCCCAATGGTTGCGGATGTACCCCGCCAGCTCGACCGCCCCGATCCGCAAGCTGGTGAGGTAGTAATGGGCGGTGCTCTCATTCGGCTTCCCGTTCACCACCCGCTCCCGGCACACCAGGGCCACGGCCCCAACATCGGCCCACCCGCTCGGTAGCCCTTCCGGATCTTCAACCACCGTCACGTACCGCTCTTCCTCGCGCCCGTCCTCGACCGCGGACCCCATGTCACACCCGGCGAACGCGTCCTCCCCGGCCCGCGCGAACACCTCCGCCACCGCGCCGCGCAACCCCTTCTGGTTCCCCTTCACGCACACCACGTAATGCCCGCCCTGGGTGCGGATCTGGGACACCAACTCCTTCTGGCAAAAGGCCGCGTCGACGGTCACCACCGCGCCCGTCAGATCCAGGGCGCCCAACAGATCTGGGGCCGTGGTGATCTCGTGTCCGCCCTCGGGCACGGACCGCTGGCCCAGGATCAACCGGTTCTCCACGGCCCACGCCTCGACCAGATGCAAGCACCCGGTGAACGTGTTCTTGGTGGACCGCCGGGCGCTCTTACCATCGATCGCCACGTGCACCAGGCCGGTACTCTCGCATGCGGCTGCCATCCAGCGCCCGAACCGGTCCGCGAACGCGTCCGGGTCCAGCTTGGCGAACACGCGCTCGAACGTGTCCGGGCTCGGAACCCCGTGGGGCAACCGCAGGTACGGGGCGAACAACGTTTGCTTGGCCCGACCGAACGCGGCCACCTGGTCCCACCCGTCGGCCCCGGCGATCACCGCACACGTGGCCAACGTGAGGATATCCACCAGCTCATGCAACTTGTTCTTCGTTTCGCGGCGCGGGTCTGGCACATCCGCAAACACCGCCAGCAGCGGAATACTCATCGGGGTTCCTCCATAACAACCCCGATATAGACGTAAATGCGGCTGCCGTCACGGGTTCATAGTGCGCCAACCCTGCGGTGCAACGTGACCGGCGGTCAACAGGTGCGGGCCTGGGACACCGCGTTCGGCGCCGTCCTCCCCGCAATTGATCGCGTGTTCGACCAGTTCAACGCGCAATACACGGTCACGCCGGACGGCCGGTCGCTGATCGTGTGCGATCAGGGGTCGGTTTCCGGGTACGATCCGCAGACCGGGCGCGAGCGGTTCACCTGGAAGCTCGCCGACCGGGGCGCGCCGGACCAGCCGGGTGCGGGCGAAAAACACCCACGGCGCATAGCGGCCGTGGCGGCGTCACCGGACGGAAAGGCGCTCGCGATCGCGGTCGCCGGGGTCGATTACGTCGATCCGACAAAAGGAACGCACGAGTTGGTTCTGGCCGAGACCGAAACCGGGAACGTGATCCGTCGGGTGCGGACCCCGGAAACGCTCCCCGGGTTGCTGACGTTCTCTCCGGACGGCCGGCGGATCGCCGGGTCGCGGTGCGTGTGGGACGCGGGCACGCTGAAGGAACTGGGGCGGTTCCCCGCCAAGTTGCACGTAATGGCCGCCGGGTTCAGGCCGGACGGTCGACAGGTGGCGACCGGGCACTTCAACGGTACTGCTCGCGTTTGGACGATCGATTCCGATTGACGCAGAGCGTGGTGACCGACTCCGGAAGGCGCGCGGTGCGCTCGGCCCGGTTCGTGTTACCCCAGCAAACGAAGACGGCCCGTGGGAACTTCCCGCGGGCCGTCTTCGTTTGCTGCGTTCGCGTTTAGAACTCAGTGAACCCGTCGTGGTTCCCGCTCCCGAGCCGGTCCAGTTCGTGTCCGCGCCCGTTACCGTTGGAGTGCCCGCTCTTGAGCGCCCGCGCGACCGCGGGCCGGGGTTTGGTCGCCGGGGGCTTGGCCCGAACCGCACTTGGCGCCCGCCCGTTCTCACTGAGCTTGAACCGTGAGACCAGATCGCGGAGTTGAGCCGCTTGATCGGTGAGCGTTTGGGCGGTGGCCGACATCTCTTCGGTCTGCGAGGCGTTGCGCTGGGTGACGGAGTCCATTTGCGAGACGGCTTTGTTGACCTGCTCGATACCCACCGACTGCTCCTTACCCGCCGCCGCGATCTCGGTGATGATGTCGGTCACACGCTTCACGCTCGTCACGATCTCGCCCAGGGTTGAGCCGGACTGGTTGACGAGTTCGGTGCCGGCATCGACCTTCTTGACCGAGTCCTCGATGAGTGACTTGATCTCCTTCGCGGACGTAGCCGAACGTTGAGCCAGGTTCCGCACCTCAGACGCCACGACCGCGAACCCGCGCCCCTGCTCGCCGGCTCGTGCGGCTTCGACGGCGGCGTTCAGCGCGAGCAGGTTGGTCTGGAACGCGATCTCGTCGATCGTCGTAATAATGTCCGCGATCTTCTTCGACGCGCCGTTGATCTCGCTCATCGCTTCGACCGCGTTGCCGACGACCTGACCGCCCTTCTCGGCGATGTCTCGCGACGTACTCGCGAGCTGACGGGCCTGTTGCGCGCTGTCGGAGTTCTGGCGCACGGTGGCTGTGATTTCTTCCAGAGTGCTGGCCGTTTCTTCAAGGCTGCTGGCCTGCTCCTGGGCGCCCGTGGAGATCTCGTCACTGGCCGAGGACAATTGGCTCGAGGCGTCGGCGAGCTGCTCGGACACCTCGCGCACGCCCTCCAGAGCGGTCCGAATCGAGACGATCGCCTGATTGAGTGCGGCCCCCATCTGCCCGACTTGGTCGTTACCCAGGTCCGGGGCCTCTTGGGTGAAATCGCCGGCGGCCACGGCGCTCACCGCGGTCATGATCGTGGCGACCTTGTCCTTCAGTTCGACCGCGTCCTCCTTGACCTTCTGTTCCATGTTCTTCGCGGCCGTAATGTCGGTGGCGAATTTCACAACTTTGTAGGGCCTGCCGTTGAGGTCCAGGATCGGGTTGTACGAGGCCTGGAGCCACACGCTCTTGCCCGCCTTGTCCACGCGCTGGAACTCGCCGATCACGGGCTCGCCCCGGTTCAGTTTGGCCCAGAACTCGCGGTACTCGGGGCTGGACGCGAGCGCGGGGGCAACGAACGTACGGTGGTGCCGGCCCTGGACCTCGGAGAGGCTGTACCCCATCGTGCGCTGGAAGTTCTCGTTGGCGCTCGCGACGGTCCCGTCCATCTTGAACTCGATTACCGCCTGGGCGCGCCCGATGGCCGTGATCTGGCCCACGAAGTCCGCGTTCTCCGCGCGCTGTTTGCCGACCGCTTCCCAATTGACCTTGTCCTGTTGGAGCGCGGTGTGAATGCCCTGGACGGTCGCATTGAGGGCCGCGCCCATCTGCCCGAACTCGTCGGTCGAGGTCACCGTCGCCTGCTGCGTCAGGTCGCCCGTGGACACGGCCTGGAGCACCTTCACCGTAGTGTTCAGCGGGTTCACGATCAGGTTGCGGAAGAAGATCCCGAGGCCGATGGCCACGAGCACCGCGCCCCCGATGACCGCGTACATGGTCGTTTTGGACGCCGCGAACAGTTCCCGCGCGTCCTTGGCGTCGCCCTCCCCGATCTCGCCCTGGAGGTCGCACATCTCGTTCAGTTGCGCGTTCATCTTGAGCGCGTTGGGGATCGAGTTGAAGCACACCTGTTCCGCGCGCTCGAGATCCCCACTCTTGAGCGCCCCCATTATGGCGTCGTGGTCCCGGTAGAACTCCGCCACGCGCGGCTGGAGCTCGGTCCAGAGCTTCTTTTCCTTCTCGACCATCGGGAGCGCTTCG
This region of Gemmata massiliana genomic DNA includes:
- a CDS encoding WD40 repeat domain-containing protein; its protein translation is MTGGQQVRAWDTAFGAVLPAIDRVFDQFNAQYTVTPDGRSLIVCDQGSVSGYDPQTGRERFTWKLADRGAPDQPGAGEKHPRRIAAVAASPDGKALAIAVAGVDYVDPTKGTHELVLAETETGNVIRRVRTPETLPGLLTFSPDGRRIAGSRCVWDAGTLKELGRFPAKLHVMAAGFRPDGRQVATGHFNGTARVWTIDSD
- a CDS encoding methyl-accepting chemotaxis protein; the protein is MPSQLTEKFNNLGIGTRLIGGFLVLAVACAAVGLWGIRSMTQINTAVENANGNLLPSLRALTDLRGHLSAIQRTERSLLMATRRKDEAVRTQASGALETAMGKAREAAKKYEALPMVEKEKKLWTELQPRVAEFYRDHDAIMGALKSGDLERAEQVCFNSIPNALKMNAQLNEMCDLQGEIGEGDAKDARELFAASKTTMYAVIGGAVLVAIGLGIFFRNLIVNPLNTTVKVLQAVSTGDLTQQATVTSTDEFGQMGAALNATVQGIHTALQQDKVNWEAVGKQRAENADFVGQITAIGRAQAVIEFKMDGTVASANENFQRTMGYSLSEVQGRHHRTFVAPALASSPEYREFWAKLNRGEPVIGEFQRVDKAGKSVWLQASYNPILDLNGRPYKVVKFATDITAAKNMEQKVKEDAVELKDKVATIMTAVSAVAAGDFTQEAPDLGNDQVGQMGAALNQAIVSIRTALEGVREVSEQLADASSQLSSASDEISTGAQEQASSLEETASTLEEITATVRQNSDSAQQARQLASTSRDIAEKGGQVVGNAVEAMSEINGASKKIADIITTIDEIAFQTNLLALNAAVEAARAGEQGRGFAVVASEVRNLAQRSATSAKEIKSLIEDSVKKVDAGTELVNQSGSTLGEIVTSVKRVTDIITEIAAAGKEQSVGIEQVNKAVSQMDSVTQRNASQTEEMSATAQTLTDQAAQLRDLVSRFKLSENGRAPSAVRAKPPATKPRPAVARALKSGHSNGNGRGHELDRLGSGNHDGFTEF
- a CDS encoding sigma-70 family RNA polymerase sigma factor, whose product is MPTAALRSLLRSATCSDAGTDADLLARFAADRDERTFAELVHRHGALVHGTARRIAGDPDAAHDAFQATFLLLARKASAGGWGPTVGPWLYRVACRVAARARSRMARRPGHAPVADVPGHAPDPGAGLAWADVRGALDRGLASLPARLRDPLVLCYLEGLTRDEAADALGCSPVVLKGRIARGRDRLRRALAGRGITLTAALSGVLVAGNGVSASAAAELAQTAVAYQATRIAPPTVRALLGASFTGWKLFARVTGLLLACATVGLAATGLVPELPQAPLPHPAAPRLLEPAIQLGSGALRHPGALSHLRFSADGRELISYGNGTARRWDARNGKLLGQLGPDSTIITDWTHPTANGAAVIAVRRELSPDRLSVVRVETATGRHEPLFDLPKRIGAPPRNPIQVVTAADDLLARNDDGTVVLWDLRTRKQRLTIDPPGKGHILLFTPDGKQVITAGGDGRTVRFWDVQTGKEVRSLTRAGGQFPQSTLHLVSISADGRWVAALDNCSLFGYGTEVTVWDTKQPDKPQVLVLQEGGGHGSALEFGPGGILYSIDPLFNSPRPMVTKWDLSNGNKLTSWLGPYWGAHRLDTSNASPIAVNSDGSVLAIGTFGGVVRLYDTKTGRELAPTDNHGAEVLSVSFDRTGREVRTVAADGSMTAWNAGTGAARARGTPLDGERLEVPARTAMSMETPLHWILSPDGQWALTQERHAKAHQDSAAFEWTFVLRDAASGKRRVTGTVPGQITELIPVPGRDLLIYRCNAGPAHFI
- a CDS encoding ISAs1 family transposase; this encodes MSIPLLAVFADVPDPRRETKNKLHELVDILTLATCAVIAGADGWDQVAAFGRAKQTLFAPYLRLPHGVPSPDTFERVFAKLDPDAFADRFGRWMAAACESTGLVHVAIDGKSARRSTKNTFTGCLHLVEAWAVENRLILGQRSVPEGGHEITTAPDLLGALDLTGAVVTVDAAFCQKELVSQIRTQGGHYVVCVKGNQKGLRGAVAEVFARAGEDAFAGCDMGSAVEDGREEERYVTVVEDPEGLPSGWADVGAVALVCRERVVNGKPNESTAHYYLTSLRIGAVELAGYIRNHWGIENGLHWCLDIAFREDDSRARAGHAGANLGMIRRVALSLLQRADTKGSIRTRRMKAAWDDQYLLKVLKILTTK